One window from the genome of Cyclobacterium amurskyense encodes:
- a CDS encoding glycosyltransferase family 4 protein, with the protein MKSKSQEKKVMMLHGSSDLYGASKIFLLTAEILNKNGMSVIVILSEEGPLADGLIALGIRVEFVRLGIIRRKYFNVSGLFNRFKVTFDAYKRLATLAEKENITHVYSNTAAVWVGALLSKVKGYHHIWHLHEIIVQPKLFALWMGKMVQYNADKVIVVSEAVKTHWGKYVSANKLHLVYNGIDYNPYICKSIGLREELNIPKEAIVIGMIGRVNSWKGQEYFLEISEELNKKFLNLYFLLVGDAFPGEEHLFEGLEQRILEKKFRDRIYNLGFRKDISHVLATMDIFILPSLLPDPFPTVILEAMAATKPVVATAQGGALEMIEHGKTGYHIPLNEAPEAAAIIGELIKDKSQINKLGKEAKKSVLENFSLPKYGQKILNIFFLSSK; encoded by the coding sequence ATGAAAAGTAAATCGCAAGAAAAGAAGGTTATGATGCTGCATGGGTCATCTGATCTTTACGGAGCCAGCAAAATATTTTTATTAACAGCCGAGATCTTAAATAAAAATGGGATGTCCGTTATAGTGATTTTATCAGAGGAGGGCCCTCTTGCTGATGGGTTAATAGCACTAGGAATAAGAGTGGAATTTGTTAGATTGGGAATTATTAGGCGTAAGTATTTTAACGTCAGTGGTTTATTTAACAGATTTAAGGTTACTTTTGATGCGTACAAAAGGCTGGCTACTTTAGCGGAAAAGGAAAATATAACACATGTTTATTCAAATACCGCAGCGGTTTGGGTAGGAGCTTTACTTTCTAAGGTAAAAGGATATCACCATATATGGCATCTTCATGAGATCATTGTACAGCCAAAACTCTTTGCCCTATGGATGGGAAAGATGGTTCAGTATAATGCAGACAAGGTAATAGTCGTTTCTGAAGCCGTAAAAACGCATTGGGGAAAATATGTGAGTGCAAATAAACTGCATTTGGTTTATAATGGGATAGATTATAATCCTTACATTTGCAAATCTATAGGTTTGCGTGAAGAACTAAATATCCCAAAAGAGGCAATAGTAATCGGTATGATAGGCCGAGTGAACAGTTGGAAGGGTCAAGAATACTTTTTAGAAATTTCGGAAGAATTAAATAAAAAGTTTTTAAATTTATATTTTCTTTTAGTAGGAGACGCATTTCCCGGTGAGGAGCACTTGTTTGAAGGGTTAGAACAAAGGATTTTGGAAAAAAAATTTAGAGATAGAATTTATAATTTAGGTTTTAGAAAAGATATATCCCATGTTTTAGCTACTATGGATATTTTTATTCTTCCATCCTTATTACCTGATCCATTCCCAACAGTAATATTAGAAGCGATGGCTGCAACAAAGCCGGTGGTAGCTACAGCCCAAGGGGGAGCCTTGGAAATGATAGAGCATGGAAAAACCGGATACCATATACCTTTGAATGAAGCGCCTGAGGCAGCGGCCATTATTGGTGAACTAATAAAAGACAAAAGCCAGATAAACAAATTGGGTAAAGAGGCTAAAAAAAGCGTTTTAGAAAATTTTTCTTTGCCTAAATATGGACAGAAGATTTTGAATATTTTTTTCTTGAGTAGTAAATAG
- a CDS encoding glycosyltransferase has translation MSKNNKPLHVAIVGTRGYPYVYGGYETFVKEMGERLVQRGIEVTVYCHAPLFEKQPKKVNGINLVYIPCVETKSLSQLTNSLLSMIHVCFSKVDVVFVVNSANGPFGILTKLFGKPSTINVDGLEWLRPKWKGLGARYYLFASRLATKLYDQLITDSDEMEKIYLEKFNAPSKMIAYGANPKLSSDSTLIEEWNLQKESYFLIVGRLIPDNNADLIVEGFVKSKSKRKLVIVGDVPYHDKFAQRMKQVDDKRLIFTGYVRDQEQLASLYHNCYAYFHGHEYGGTNPAMLKALGFGCAILALNTRFNQEMLQKGKYGWYFEKNVESVVDITDRAEKSPEKMEKLREHSREGLTDKYNWDVVTDEYEALFKTLCKRKIKENLVEINY, from the coding sequence ATGTCAAAAAACAACAAGCCGTTGCATGTTGCCATAGTAGGTACAAGGGGTTATCCTTATGTTTACGGGGGTTATGAAACTTTTGTAAAAGAAATGGGTGAGCGGTTGGTGCAGAGAGGAATAGAAGTTACAGTTTATTGTCATGCTCCATTGTTTGAAAAACAACCAAAAAAGGTTAATGGAATCAATCTGGTGTACATACCATGCGTTGAAACCAAGTCTTTGAGCCAGTTAACCAATTCCTTACTTTCAATGATTCATGTCTGTTTTTCAAAAGTAGACGTGGTTTTTGTAGTTAATAGTGCCAATGGACCTTTTGGTATACTCACCAAGTTATTCGGTAAGCCATCTACTATCAATGTGGATGGATTAGAATGGTTGAGGCCAAAGTGGAAAGGATTAGGAGCTCGCTATTATTTATTTGCTTCGAGACTTGCTACTAAGCTATATGATCAATTGATCACCGATTCAGATGAAATGGAAAAAATTTATCTGGAAAAATTCAATGCACCTTCCAAGATGATAGCCTATGGGGCCAACCCGAAACTATCCTCCGACAGTACATTGATTGAAGAGTGGAATCTTCAAAAAGAATCCTACTTTTTAATCGTTGGAAGACTTATCCCCGACAATAATGCCGATTTGATTGTTGAAGGTTTTGTTAAGTCAAAATCCAAAAGGAAATTGGTGATTGTAGGTGATGTCCCTTACCACGATAAGTTTGCCCAAAGAATGAAACAGGTGGACGACAAAAGGTTGATTTTTACAGGTTATGTTAGAGATCAAGAGCAGTTGGCTTCCTTGTATCACAATTGTTACGCCTATTTTCATGGGCATGAATATGGCGGAACAAATCCAGCAATGTTGAAAGCCTTGGGCTTTGGTTGTGCGATTCTTGCCTTAAATACCCGATTTAACCAAGAAATGCTTCAAAAAGGCAAGTATGGTTGGTATTTTGAGAAAAATGTAGAATCAGTTGTGGATATTACAGATAGGGCGGAAAAATCGCCAGAGAAAATGGAGAAGCTAAGAGAACATTCAAGGGAAGGACTGACAGATAAGTACAATTGGGATGTTGTGACGGATGAATATGAAGCCTTATTTAAGACTTTATGTAAACGGAAGATTAAAGAAAACCTGGTTGAAATTAATTATTAA
- a CDS encoding exopolysaccharide biosynthesis polyprenyl glycosylphosphotransferase has protein sequence MAKRFYKYFPSLFISVELLVMFIVLGLLIILSAQSDSYSQNSLLDVGLFGLVWLGIVLVRKDYKLSRTSVYWDTLKQFLVSYVWAILIFFILREHLSSFYTFTLNFYLFPAALSMLMFFRIGVHMALRRYRMSGRNYRKAVILGKDEWGSQLARTLEKNKAFGIKFLGFFDDEVKGENVLGNFDRFFSLYGIGSLDLVYLSQKMPSKLIQQIVDFADENHFKVKIIPGPALQWNKKMSFSNYGSFVVVNLNEIPLDRLGNQFFKRFFDVLFSIVVILFVFSWLMPIIALLIKLESKGPVFFYQKRTGVNNKVFTCIKFRTMKENPWSDTLQASKNDPRVTKVGKLLRRFSLDELPQFINVLKNEMSVVGPRPHTVPMNEVFEKRLEKYNNRHCIKPGITGLAQVLGYRGEISSHWQIRSRVKLDYFYVRNWSFFLDIKIVIKTMNQMLSSGEGVY, from the coding sequence ATGGCAAAACGCTTTTATAAATATTTCCCCTCACTGTTTATTTCAGTGGAGCTTTTGGTGATGTTTATTGTACTTGGACTGTTGATAATTTTAAGTGCTCAAAGTGATTCCTATTCTCAAAATTCCCTTTTGGATGTAGGTTTGTTCGGTTTGGTTTGGCTGGGAATTGTTTTGGTTAGAAAGGATTATAAGTTATCCCGAACTTCGGTGTATTGGGATACCCTCAAGCAATTTCTGGTCTCTTATGTTTGGGCAATTTTAATATTTTTTATCCTGAGAGAACATTTGTCCTCATTTTACACCTTTACTTTAAATTTTTATTTGTTTCCAGCAGCACTCTCAATGCTAATGTTTTTTAGGATAGGAGTTCATATGGCCTTGCGAAGGTATAGAATGAGCGGAAGGAATTATCGCAAAGCTGTGATTTTAGGTAAAGATGAATGGGGTAGCCAACTGGCCCGAACCTTGGAGAAAAACAAAGCTTTTGGCATCAAATTCTTGGGCTTTTTTGATGATGAGGTTAAGGGAGAAAATGTACTTGGAAACTTTGATCGTTTTTTTAGTTTGTATGGAATAGGGTCTTTGGATTTGGTTTACCTTAGTCAAAAGATGCCGAGTAAGTTAATCCAGCAAATAGTTGATTTTGCTGATGAAAACCATTTTAAGGTAAAAATCATACCAGGGCCAGCATTACAATGGAATAAAAAAATGAGCTTTAGCAACTATGGTTCTTTTGTAGTTGTAAACTTAAATGAAATCCCTTTGGATAGGTTGGGCAATCAATTTTTCAAACGCTTCTTTGATGTTTTGTTTTCGATAGTTGTGATCTTATTTGTCTTTAGTTGGTTGATGCCTATTATTGCCCTATTGATCAAGCTTGAATCCAAGGGGCCGGTTTTTTTCTATCAAAAAAGGACGGGAGTAAACAATAAGGTTTTTACTTGTATCAAATTCAGGACAATGAAAGAAAACCCTTGGTCAGACACCTTACAAGCTTCTAAAAATGACCCAAGAGTAACCAAAGTGGGGAAATTGTTGAGGCGATTCTCCTTGGATGAACTGCCTCAATTTATCAATGTCCTTAAAAATGAAATGTCTGTAGTAGGCCCAAGACCACACACTGTTCCTATGAATGAAGTTTTTGAGAAACGATTGGAAAAATACAATAATAGACATTGTATAAAACCAGGGATTACTGGTCTGGCACAAGTGTTAGGCTATCGCGGAGAGATCTCTAGCCATTGGCAAATAAGGTCAAGAGTTAAGCTAGATTATTTTTATGTCCGTAACTGGTCTTTTTTCCTTGACATTAAGATTGTCATAAAAACCATGAATCAAATGCTAAGCTCAGGAGAAGGTGTCTATTAA
- a CDS encoding universal stress protein, translating to MKQFKKVMVGLDLSHLDEILISNIKIFVPILDIEKVYFIHFSKSLILPNEVTSAYPDLLAPLDETIESQIQYEIEKTKPELDFDFEIIVKEGNPQESMLRWCNIKETDLLIMGRKKGKTPSDSLVKNLSQKYPRPVLLLPETPPTGQINNILLPIDFSKHSKVSILLALEISKKTNATLQCCHMYTVPSGYSKTGKTFEEFATIMLENAKKDFKAFLEENDLPDLLCTFILHDKKDEADNIMDFAHSIKTDLLIVGSRGRSRSAAVLLGSVAEKLVNSNHDIPMLVMKEKGENMGFLEALFRI from the coding sequence ATGAAGCAATTCAAGAAAGTCATGGTAGGGTTAGACTTATCTCATTTAGATGAGATATTGATCTCTAACATAAAGATATTTGTCCCTATTTTGGATATAGAAAAAGTATATTTTATTCATTTTTCGAAGAGTTTAATACTACCCAATGAGGTAACATCTGCTTATCCGGATTTATTAGCGCCGTTAGATGAAACCATTGAAAGCCAAATTCAATATGAAATTGAAAAAACCAAGCCTGAATTAGATTTCGATTTTGAAATCATCGTAAAAGAAGGGAATCCCCAAGAAAGCATGCTTCGCTGGTGCAACATCAAAGAGACAGACCTTTTAATTATGGGTAGAAAAAAGGGAAAAACCCCTTCTGACTCCTTGGTTAAAAACTTGTCCCAAAAATACCCAAGACCAGTACTCTTACTTCCAGAGACTCCACCAACAGGGCAGATAAACAATATTCTGCTCCCTATAGACTTCTCAAAGCATTCAAAAGTCAGCATTTTATTAGCCTTAGAAATAAGTAAAAAAACCAATGCTACCTTACAATGCTGCCACATGTATACAGTACCTAGTGGCTATAGCAAAACGGGTAAAACCTTCGAGGAGTTTGCTACCATTATGCTGGAGAATGCTAAAAAAGATTTTAAAGCCTTCTTGGAAGAAAATGATCTCCCGGACTTATTGTGCACATTTATCCTTCATGATAAAAAAGATGAGGCCGATAATATTATGGACTTTGCCCACTCTATTAAAACAGATTTATTGATAGTAGGAAGTAGAGGAAGATCTAGGTCTGCAGCGGTATTACTGGGAAGCGTTGCCGAAAAACTAGTAAACAGCAACCATGACATCCCTATGCTGGTAATGAAAGAGAAAGGAGAGAACATGGGTTTTCTAGAAGCGCTATTCAGAATCTGA
- a CDS encoding 2'-5' RNA ligase family protein, whose amino-acid sequence MPKVMGKYFLAIVPDEPIKGAITSLKEGLQASFGIKYALKSPPHITLKMPFVHNENKEKELLQTLGRFFLKEKSFSLSLGGIGAFGNRVVFMKVKYPPELKHCQERLRDFTKTVLKKNIELSDANYHPHMTLAFRDFKKDQFEPVIEYLKMNNIRYQFMVSQVALLKKVDGYWVVLEYIKLSS is encoded by the coding sequence ATGCCAAAAGTAATGGGGAAATATTTCCTTGCCATTGTACCCGATGAACCAATAAAGGGAGCGATTACAAGTTTGAAGGAGGGTTTACAAGCATCTTTTGGAATCAAGTACGCCCTTAAGTCGCCTCCGCATATTACATTGAAGATGCCATTTGTCCACAATGAAAATAAGGAAAAAGAGCTTCTGCAAACATTAGGGAGGTTTTTTCTAAAGGAGAAAAGTTTTTCTTTGTCGCTGGGAGGGATAGGGGCATTTGGGAATAGGGTAGTCTTTATGAAGGTAAAGTATCCTCCTGAACTTAAGCATTGTCAAGAGCGCCTTAGGGATTTTACAAAAACTGTCCTAAAAAAGAACATTGAGTTAAGTGATGCCAATTATCATCCACATATGACATTGGCTTTCAGAGATTTTAAAAAGGATCAATTTGAGCCTGTGATAGAGTACTTGAAAATGAATAATATAAGGTACCAGTTCATGGTTAGTCAGGTGGCTTTGTTAAAGAAGGTTGATGGGTATTGGGTAGTTTTAGAGTACATTAAGTTGTCCTCCTGA
- a CDS encoding SusC/RagA family TonB-linked outer membrane protein encodes MKRVLLSLTFSMLAVISLMAQSRVVSGTITSEDEPNGIPGVNVSVKGTMVGTISDIDGTYTLTIPEGSNVLSFSFVGFMTQERVIDNQSQIDVFLEPDVKTLGEVVVVGYGTQSAKMSVQSISSLDNSQIERMPIFTAQEALQGQAAGVQLTGTSGVGGAQQNIRIRGVASLTAGGSPLFVVDGVPLNDGSSGDYGNESGAVALNPLMELNPNEIQSISVLKDASAVAIYGSRGANGVILIETKKGKSGASRINVDFYRGVQNPTTLRPYMSLQQYNQYRADRSANPVSSFPQTGFDWPEAVIEQGKISNLNVSASGGSDNTTYFISGTYFMQDTYALGNELDRFNGRLNMTHKFSDKARFGANVGLAKTYNDRINSDNSTFAPLTSAFLHLPYNKPFDENGNYTRLGFVPNLLALADLAQTDYITRRTTANTYFEFDILPDLTFKTDWGIDQIQTEETMRYPDIIEPTGQGYKRIIQDYKWLSTNTLNYQKYFGNDHYLGALLGYSYEQSDFASMTVEGSGFVSDKLPNVASAATPTITSATGTGWKLASYFARVNYRYKDKLLFEGSARRDGSSRFGMDNRYGNFWALSGGWVLSEEKFLQNNSFLDFLKVNASYGTAGNDRVDNFASLGLYQAGSLGDYGGSPGIYPSQPANPTLGWEESAQFDFTLYATMFNSKLDVEASVWNKRTTGLLLDVPIPYTTGYTSYAQNAGTMRNRGIDLMINSLNVQSSGFEWRTILNVGFLENEVLDLPGASEDSEGRKFVQGSSSQRAIEGYSVNTFYLVRYSGINPETGEAEWLNADNEPTTTYSTNNREIIGSAIPRISGGLTNSLSYKGLELSALFTFTEGNYIMFDDLRFLYNPNNLNSFNLDPQLLNYWTEDNRNSFAPRLDGDTQSNFGQRSTIHLRKGDHIRLRNLSLTYNIPANILERTKVLRSARIYGMMQNMLTFSSLEDGLEPEISGNGSDNQIQGESFFTPAQAKSFTLGVSLGF; translated from the coding sequence ATGAAGCGAGTTTTACTTAGCTTAACATTTTCCATGTTAGCGGTAATCTCTTTAATGGCCCAGAGTAGGGTGGTATCGGGAACGATTACCTCTGAAGATGAGCCAAATGGGATACCTGGAGTGAATGTGAGTGTTAAAGGAACGATGGTTGGAACCATTTCAGATATAGATGGTACCTATACCTTGACGATTCCTGAAGGATCAAATGTATTGTCATTTAGTTTTGTTGGGTTTATGACTCAAGAAAGAGTAATTGACAATCAAAGCCAAATTGATGTGTTTTTAGAGCCTGATGTAAAAACATTAGGGGAAGTAGTTGTGGTCGGATATGGTACCCAATCCGCTAAAATGTCTGTTCAAAGTATTTCTAGTTTGGACAATTCTCAAATAGAAAGAATGCCAATTTTTACTGCTCAAGAAGCCTTACAAGGGCAGGCAGCAGGTGTACAGTTGACTGGTACTTCTGGTGTAGGTGGTGCGCAGCAAAACATAAGAATCAGAGGGGTTGCCTCCTTGACGGCTGGAGGTTCACCACTATTTGTAGTGGATGGAGTGCCTTTGAATGATGGCAGTAGTGGAGATTATGGTAATGAATCAGGGGCTGTTGCGCTTAATCCTTTAATGGAGCTTAACCCAAATGAAATTCAGTCTATTTCTGTATTGAAAGATGCATCCGCAGTAGCAATTTATGGTTCTAGAGGTGCGAATGGCGTCATTCTTATCGAAACCAAAAAAGGAAAAAGTGGCGCCTCAAGGATCAATGTGGACTTTTATAGAGGGGTGCAAAACCCAACTACACTTAGGCCTTATATGTCTTTACAGCAATACAATCAGTATAGAGCTGATAGATCTGCAAATCCTGTAAGTAGTTTTCCTCAAACAGGTTTTGATTGGCCAGAAGCTGTTATTGAGCAGGGAAAAATTTCTAATCTGAATGTTAGTGCATCAGGAGGAAGTGACAATACTACCTACTTTATTTCAGGTACTTACTTTATGCAGGATACTTACGCTTTAGGAAACGAACTGGATAGGTTTAACGGAAGGTTAAACATGACACATAAGTTTTCTGATAAAGCAAGATTTGGAGCCAATGTAGGTTTAGCAAAAACTTACAATGATAGAATTAATTCGGACAATAGTACTTTTGCTCCTTTAACTTCTGCCTTTCTACATTTGCCATACAATAAGCCATTTGATGAAAATGGCAATTATACAAGACTAGGTTTTGTCCCTAACTTATTGGCACTTGCTGATTTGGCTCAAACGGACTACATCACGCGTAGAACAACAGCCAATACTTATTTTGAATTTGATATTCTTCCTGACTTGACTTTCAAAACGGATTGGGGAATTGATCAGATTCAAACAGAAGAAACCATGCGCTATCCAGATATCATTGAACCTACTGGTCAAGGATATAAAAGGATAATTCAAGATTACAAATGGTTGAGTACAAATACCTTGAACTACCAAAAATATTTTGGTAATGACCATTATTTAGGAGCGCTTTTAGGTTATTCTTATGAGCAATCAGATTTTGCGAGTATGACTGTAGAAGGTTCAGGTTTTGTGAGTGATAAATTGCCTAATGTGGCTTCTGCAGCAACACCTACTATTACAAGTGCAACTGGTACTGGATGGAAACTTGCTTCTTACTTTGCAAGGGTAAACTACCGATATAAAGACAAATTGTTATTTGAAGGAAGTGCAAGAAGAGATGGCTCATCAAGATTTGGGATGGACAATCGTTATGGTAACTTCTGGGCTTTATCCGGTGGATGGGTTCTTTCAGAGGAGAAGTTTTTGCAAAACAATAGCTTCTTGGATTTCCTTAAAGTCAACGCAAGTTATGGTACTGCAGGAAATGACAGGGTAGATAATTTCGCGTCCTTAGGCCTGTACCAGGCAGGAAGTTTAGGTGATTATGGTGGTAGTCCGGGTATTTACCCAAGCCAGCCAGCCAATCCGACTTTAGGATGGGAGGAATCTGCACAGTTTGATTTTACTTTGTATGCTACTATGTTCAATAGTAAACTTGACGTAGAAGCTTCAGTGTGGAACAAACGTACTACAGGTTTATTATTAGATGTACCTATCCCTTATACTACAGGATACACAAGTTATGCGCAAAATGCAGGTACTATGCGTAACCGAGGAATAGATTTAATGATAAACTCTTTGAATGTTCAGTCATCAGGGTTTGAGTGGAGAACGATTTTGAACGTAGGCTTCCTTGAGAATGAAGTGCTTGACCTTCCTGGAGCATCTGAGGATAGTGAAGGTAGAAAATTTGTTCAAGGATCATCTAGTCAAAGAGCCATTGAAGGGTACTCTGTTAACACTTTTTACCTAGTGAGGTATAGTGGGATTAATCCTGAAACAGGCGAAGCTGAGTGGTTAAATGCAGACAATGAACCTACGACTACATACAGTACCAATAACAGAGAAATTATTGGATCTGCTATTCCAAGAATTTCAGGTGGTTTGACCAATTCCCTGTCTTATAAAGGGCTTGAGCTTTCTGCTCTCTTTACTTTTACTGAGGGAAACTACATTATGTTTGATGACCTTAGGTTCTTGTATAATCCAAACAACCTGAACTCGTTTAACCTTGATCCTCAATTGTTGAATTATTGGACAGAGGACAATAGGAATAGCTTTGCTCCTAGATTAGACGGTGATACGCAGTCTAATTTTGGTCAAAGGTCAACCATTCACTTAAGAAAGGGGGATCATATTCGACTTAGAAATCTGTCACTTACCTATAATATTCCAGCTAATATTCTGGAAAGAACAAAGGTGTTAAGAAGCGCTCGAATTTATGGGATGATGCAAAACATGCTTACTTTCTCAAGTCTTGAGGATGGCTTAGAGCCTGAAATTAGCGGTAACGGTAGTGACAACCAAATCCAAGGAGAATCCTTCTTTACTCCTGCTCAGGCTAAATCATTTACTTTGGGTGTTTCATTAGGATTCTAA
- a CDS encoding RagB/SusD family nutrient uptake outer membrane protein, with product MKNLKTLLFIGLLGSLFSCEDLEIDPQQSLSTELAFADKQAVEGSLLGVYSLTQEWEVFGSLPQVIADFQSDNVKFIGSFPTLQEISIYTTQADNVSIRDLWKAHYRAILAANAVVAFTPDSPDESLTTEERNQYVAEAKFMRSLLMFQLVNLFAQPINVGGEDALGVPIVTDAFSGEIVAYPRNTVGEVHDFIINELEGIVADLPESYESSAFTRGRATKGAANALLSRIHLYRGEWQLAAEKAKAVLDADAVYGLASNYSFWGENNSEYVFSIQNSEIDNGRTGSGGWGSYYNSAEDGGRGDTPFSDYLIAAYSDNDKRITNLSKENVNAEGVSLLYTTKFPDVVTHSDNSPIIRTTEVVLNRAEALAQLDGINNESLDLINELRERAGLDALNASDFADKEAFIAQILEERRKELAFEGHRRMDLLRNNLPLRPESDTYFDDSKPGQNRTILPIPQRELDINTGLIQNPGYE from the coding sequence ATGAAAAATTTAAAAACATTATTATTTATAGGATTGTTGGGAAGCCTTTTCTCTTGTGAAGATTTAGAGATTGATCCCCAGCAGTCGCTTTCGACAGAACTCGCTTTTGCTGACAAACAAGCAGTAGAAGGGTCACTTCTTGGCGTGTATTCTTTGACCCAGGAATGGGAGGTATTTGGCTCTTTGCCACAAGTAATTGCAGACTTTCAATCTGATAACGTGAAATTCATAGGCTCTTTTCCTACGCTTCAGGAAATCAGTATCTATACTACCCAAGCGGACAATGTTTCGATCAGGGATTTATGGAAAGCGCATTACCGTGCAATTTTAGCAGCAAATGCAGTTGTTGCCTTTACCCCTGATTCACCAGATGAATCCTTGACAACAGAAGAAAGAAATCAGTATGTTGCTGAAGCAAAATTCATGCGTTCCTTATTGATGTTTCAATTGGTTAATCTTTTTGCTCAGCCGATAAATGTAGGTGGGGAAGATGCCTTGGGTGTTCCGATTGTTACGGATGCGTTTTCGGGAGAAATTGTTGCTTATCCTAGAAATACGGTAGGAGAGGTCCATGATTTCATTATCAATGAACTCGAAGGTATCGTTGCAGATTTGCCTGAATCTTACGAAAGCTCTGCCTTCACTAGAGGAAGGGCCACTAAAGGTGCTGCAAATGCTTTGCTTTCAAGAATTCACCTTTATAGAGGAGAGTGGCAGTTGGCTGCGGAAAAAGCCAAAGCAGTTTTAGACGCTGATGCAGTTTATGGGCTTGCTTCCAATTATAGTTTTTGGGGAGAAAACAACAGTGAATATGTGTTTTCAATTCAAAACTCTGAGATTGATAACGGAAGAACTGGCTCAGGGGGTTGGGGCTCCTATTATAACTCTGCTGAAGATGGTGGAAGGGGAGATACGCCGTTTTCTGATTATCTAATAGCGGCTTATTCTGATAATGACAAGCGGATTACCAATCTTTCAAAAGAGAACGTAAATGCGGAGGGAGTTTCTTTATTGTATACTACAAAGTTCCCTGATGTAGTTACTCATTCTGATAACTCTCCGATTATAAGGACTACGGAAGTAGTGCTAAACAGAGCCGAGGCATTGGCCCAACTTGATGGTATCAACAATGAATCTTTAGACTTGATCAACGAATTGAGAGAGAGAGCTGGACTTGATGCGTTAAATGCTAGTGACTTCGCAGACAAAGAAGCTTTTATTGCTCAAATTCTTGAGGAAAGAAGAAAAGAATTGGCTTTTGAAGGGCATAGGAGAATGGATCTGCTTAGGAACAATCTACCACTTAGACCTGAGAGTGATACCTACTTTGACGATTCTAAGCCTGGACAAAATAGAACCATACTTCCAATTCCTCAAAGAGAATTAGACATTAACACAGGTTTGATTCAAAATCCTGGTTACGAATAA
- a CDS encoding DUF6702 family protein: MLVIQLILFLMSGGLETHPFYISLTDMYYNEERQKIEIAQKIFWNDMEEALTIASGDQVNFLKPADSKKLESLIKEYILSNNKLEVNGKKVKLTYLGYEIEEDAAWFYMESEKIPDPLEINIHNSILIDDFPTQQNIVNFYKNRQPKSLITRKDKLSGTLKLD; the protein is encoded by the coding sequence ATGCTCGTAATTCAATTAATCTTATTCCTAATGTCTGGTGGGTTGGAAACACATCCTTTCTATATTAGCCTGACAGACATGTACTACAACGAAGAGCGACAGAAAATAGAAATCGCTCAAAAGATATTTTGGAATGACATGGAAGAAGCATTGACTATTGCATCCGGAGACCAGGTGAATTTCCTTAAACCAGCGGATTCAAAAAAATTAGAAAGCTTGATTAAGGAATATATTCTAAGCAACAACAAGCTGGAGGTCAATGGAAAGAAAGTTAAACTCACCTATCTGGGCTATGAAATAGAAGAAGATGCTGCTTGGTTTTATATGGAATCAGAAAAAATACCAGATCCTTTAGAGATCAATATTCATAACTCTATTCTCATAGATGACTTTCCCACCCAGCAAAACATTGTGAATTTTTACAAAAATCGGCAACCCAAAAGCCTTATCACTAGAAAGGACAAACTTAGTGGCACGCTTAAACTGGACTAA